DNA sequence from the Chitinivorax tropicus genome:
ACAGCCCGGACGGCGTCTTCCACCTGCTGGCCGATACGCAATGGCTGGAAATTGTGGTGCAAGACGCTGACCAGGCCGTCACCGGCACTGAAATCGGGCGGCTGATCTTCACCTCCCGCGCTCGCGAAGGCCAACATGTCAATCGCTACGATCTGGGCGATGCTGGTCGTTGGGTACCTGGCCCCTGCCCCTGCGGGCTGCCCAGTCCCCGTTTTGAATTGACTGGCCGCCAAGGGCAATCATGGAGGCTGGGCACGGTGTTCTTCGACCCCAACACCCTGAGCAAGCAACTAGGCTACCCCTTGCAGTGCCTGATTGGGCACAACGACCTGGGCACCGAGATGCTGACGCTGCTGGTCGATGGCTCGCCCGATCACGCTCGATCTACCCTGATGGCCGACCCTTTGATCGCTGAGGCGATTGACATCGGTTTGTTGATATTGGACATCCAGGCCAGACCGATCGATCGATTCGAGCAACATCCGCAAAGCGGTAAAAGCCCGCTGGTGATCGATCGGCGGCAGCTGTCGCCCAACCAGGCGGCCACCACGCTGACCTCCGCAACCATTGCCCGGCCTTGACCCGAGCCACTGTCAACCACGCCTATTGTCGTCAATGAAGCAGGAACAAAAAATGAATAGCCAACTGGAATCGATTGTGCAGCATGCCCGACAACATGCCCCCTATTTCCATCAACACTATGCAGCATTACCCGCAGCAGGTTGGAGCCTGAGTGATCTGCCGATCATCGACCCAAGCCACTTCTGGGCAGGCTCGGACGACCTGGATCATTGGCCGGTATTGACCGCACACATACAAGATGGCCATGTGTTCAAGACCGGTGGCTCAACCAGCGAGGGCAAGCTGTCGATCTATACCCGCGAAGAGTGGCAGGCATTCATCCACACCTTCAGCCAGGCCATGAGCAGCCGCCTGCAGCCCGGAGACAGAGTGGCGAACCTGTTCTACGCGGGCGATCTGTACACCAGCTTTCTGTTCATCCATGACGCCTTGAACCACTCACCGGTACCAGTGTGTGAATATCCGTTCACCGGCGCGGTTGACCACGCCGTTTTGGCGAATGCCATCCGGCAATATGACATCAACGTGCTGGCCTGCGTGCCCGCGCAATTGATGAAATTCGCCCACTGGCTGAGCCAGGCCGGGATACAGCTCCCCCAGATACGCACCATTCTGTATGGCGGAGAGAGCCTGTTCGACGACCAGCGCCCATTGCTGGCGCGTGATTTCCCCAATGCCACCATTGCTTCGATCGGCTGCGCCAGCGTCGATGCTGGCCTGATCGGTGCCAGCCTGCCCGACTGCCAGCCAGGTGAGCATCGCTGCTTTGATGGCGAAACCCTGATCGAGATCATCGATGAAACCACGGGCCAACCCATCACCGAGCCTGGCCAGATCGGCCTGCTGGTGGTGACCAGCCTGCAACGACGACTGATGCCGATACTCCGCTACCCAACCGGTGACCAGGCCTGCTGGCGGGAGCCGGCAGGCACGCCAAACCGCAAATTCGTGCTGCATGGCCGGGCC
Encoded proteins:
- a CDS encoding phenylacetate--CoA ligase family protein, giving the protein MNSQLESIVQHARQHAPYFHQHYAALPAAGWSLSDLPIIDPSHFWAGSDDLDHWPVLTAHIQDGHVFKTGGSTSEGKLSIYTREEWQAFIHTFSQAMSSRLQPGDRVANLFYAGDLYTSFLFIHDALNHSPVPVCEYPFTGAVDHAVLANAIRQYDINVLACVPAQLMKFAHWLSQAGIQLPQIRTILYGGESLFDDQRPLLARDFPNATIASIGCASVDAGLIGASLPDCQPGEHRCFDGETLIEIIDETTGQPITEPGQIGLLVVTSLQRRLMPILRYPTGDQACWREPAGTPNRKFVLHGRAGQGHRIRVGTLSLFPAQIDEALHQAIGQVAWQLVIDRIDCQDRLTLCLAHDDQAASADPAALAAFLQQSICGLGEACESGQLRFHIQHLSSDSMQTHERSGKLLKVVDRRQYQDKMERPA